A window of Clostridioides sp. ES-S-0010-02 genomic DNA:
TATAAGATACCCTTATGATGCTCCAAGTGGTGGAGATATAAAAGTACGTGTAGCAGGAGCTACTAAGATACCACATCTTAACTTAAATGGAATGATAAATGATAAGAGCCCTGAAGGAGTTTCTGCATCTAAGAAAAAGATAAGAGCCTATATAGAAGAATTAGCTAAATATAAGAATGATATAAAGGGAGAGCCATATTATCCAGGAACGAATATTGGCAATTCATATGGATATTCAGAAACAACGGGTGTATTAAACACTACAGATATTGAAAGTGATAAAGTTACGTTAAATATTCCTGCAACAGCTGTATACCAAGGAATATCAAGTGGAAATTCTGATTTAAATACACAAGTAGATAGATTATACAGTAGTATGCTTGCATGGGAACAAATAATGGACTTAATATACTCAGAAAGAGGAGTATTTAAGACACAAGATTTAGATGGCAATGGAACTATAGATGATAATGAATTTGACATAACTAAAAATGATATGGCTCCTAAATCTCGTATGAATATAAAATATCAAAGAATGTTTATTGGAGCATTTATGTATGCTTCTGGTTTACATGTAGGAGTAGAATACGGTTCAGTTCCAGGACTTATGAATGGAGTACCTTTCCAAATAGATGCTACTGGAAAAGCTACAGGAGGAAGTTTGTTTGGATGGGGAATAGGTCATGAGATAGGACATGTTACAGACATTGGGAAGATGACATATAGCGAAACTAGTAACAATGTACTTGCTTTACTTGCTCAAACATTTGATGATAAGACACATTCAAGACTTGAAGGTTCAACAATGGACAAGATATATGAACATGTAACTTCAAACAGTGTAGGTATACCAAGTAATGTATTTGAGAGACTTGGAATGTTGTGGCAACTACATTTAGCTTATGATAATGATTTTACTGGTTCAATGCTAAAGAATAACTCAGACGCTGATTTAAGCAATGACACATTCTATGCTAAGATTTCAAGAAAATATAGAGCACTTTCAAGTGATGACCCAATAAATAATTTACCAAAAGACCAAATGTTAGTAGCAATGGCATCAAGTGTTGTTGAAAAAGATTTAAGAGATTACTTTAAAGCATGGGGAGTAGAAATTACACCAGAGTTAAACAGTATAATGGATGGTAAAAAGTACGAAAAAGAGTCTAGAAAGATACAATATATAAATGATGAAGCTAGAAGAAAGATTTTAAATGAAAATATATCTAGTATGGCAGAAGATACTAAAGTAAGTGCTGGTTTTGCTGATGGAGTACAAAGTGGTTCTCTAGTTAAATCTAATAAAATATCTATAGACCTAGATGTTGACAAAGACAAAGACAAGATATTGGGATACGAGATAATAAGAAGTGATGGAAACTACTTAGATGGTGAAAATGGAACTCAAGTAAAATATAGAACAGTAGGGTTTGTAGATGCAAAAGGAAATAGTCAAGCTAAATTTACTGATAATATATCTCCTCTTAATAATAGAGCATTTACATATAAAGTAGTTGCATACGATTATCATCTAAATCCAACAGATGAGTTTGAAATTGGTACTGTAAAATTATCAGATGAAGGAAAAATAAACAAATCAGCATGGTCATTTATAACAAACACTGTTTCTGATGGTGATGTTAGAACTGAAAATGACTCACATGGACCATTACAAAATCCAGAGATTGATAACATCAAGGATAATGATGCAAGTACTACATATAAAGGAAAAAGAATAAGTAAAGCTGAGTGGAACAAAGACCCTCAAAAAGACCCAGATATAAATGTAGAAGAAAATCCATATATAATAGTAGATATGAAGGAAACATTACCTATAGTAGGGCTAAAATATACAAAGCCAAAAACTGAAGCTAGAAAGTTCTCATTAAAAGGATTATTCAACCTTAGAAAGGATACTAGTACAACATACAATCCTTTAACTAATTACAAAATACAAGTAAGTAATGATAAAAAGAATTGGGAAGATGTTAGCCAAGGAACTTTTGAATATGGACAAGACTTAGTTGGTGGAGGAAAAGACCAAGATAATGAAGCTAGAGTTACATTTAATAAAGATGGTAAGCTTTGGACATACCAAGCTAGATATGTAAAACTAATATCAAACAATAAGTCTAATATAGAGGTTGCAGAACTTGATGTAATAGGACCTCCAGGTGACAATATAGAGATTGGAACAGTAAATAGTGTAGACCAAACTCGCACTAATGGAATTGGAAAATTAGCAGAAGACTATGTATATCAAAAGGATGACACTAATACGAGTGAAGATGAAACAGCTAAGATTCCAGCAGGTTCAATAGTAATTACAGGTGAATACAGTGGAAATCCAGCATTTAATTTACCATTACTTATAGATAAAAATAATAAAACTATCTCTGGGGAAGCACTTTTATTTGCAGAGGTACCAGAAAAAGGTGAATTAGGTGAAATAAGCAAAGGTACATGGGTTTACTATCTGCCAAAAGAAAGCTTTGATTCTTTAAGTGATAAAGTTAAGGCAGAATTATATAGATATAATGACCTTCAAGGAGATACTCCAATAGGTCAAAGATTTGTAAGTGATACAATGTATGTACCTGTGGAAGCTAAAACTTATGATGAGTTAAAGACGATAAGTCTTACTGATAGTAATAGTAAAGCGAGAAAAGCTACAAAGAATACTATTGATGTTAGCAATAAGAAGGTTATATCTATAAATAATAAAGTAAAAGGTAATATTGTCAGAGATAAATAAGTAATAGAAATCTAAAAAAAACTAAACATGCTAGTGCCAATAGTGGATATTTAGTAGGATTAGGTACTAGAAAAGTTTTAAAAGAGTAAGATGTTAAAAGTAAAGTATATATAATGTAACTATAAGTTTAGGGTAATTTATAAATTAAATATAAAAGCCAGATAGATAAAGGATTTTATCTATCTGGCTGATGGTAGATAAGGACGGGTGTTAATGAGTAAAGGAAAATTTCTTATAAGAACTATTGCAGTGTCAACTATGGCAGTAGCTGTAACTGGTAGTGCTACATGTGCATATGCTGCTCCAGTGTTACAAGGAACAAAGACATATGAAAAAGTAAATACTATAGATATATCTGTGGATTCAGTAGAAAATATAGTATATTCATTTCAAGCTAGTATAAAAGTACAAGGTGAGGTTGAAGTACTAGATAATGAGCCAGGTCAAAAGATTAAGTGGTCTGATAATATAGAAGCTCAGATAAAAAGTGGAAATGCAAATGCCAATTGTGTTTCAACATATGATAAAGCAAGTAATACAACAACATTAGATATATATGTTACATCAAATGAAGATTTGTTAGATGGAAATACATTAAATATAGGAAGAATATCAGTAAAAAAATCTGGAAGTAATTCAAGTGCTAAGTATAAAATATTGGGTAATGGGGAAAATTCCAAACCAGCTTTAAAAATTGTAACTTACAACAATAAAACCGTTGATTATGAAAGTATAGATTCTAGTGAAAGTTTAAACTTTACTCTTATCAATGAGAATGAAGTAAAACCAATAGGAGGAACTGGAACTAGTAAAAACGATCCTGAAAAATATAAGGTTGAGAAAAGTGAATCACTTGAATATTTATTAAATAATATTAGAATAAACTATTCTGTTGTTAGTAAAGAAACCGAAGAAAGTGGTTCAAATATAATATTGAAGCTTGGATTATCACAAAAATCAAGTAAAGGAAGAAAAGCTACAATAAGTAAGTATGTTGAAGTTACACTTCCAAAAAGTTTAGAGTATGTAGTTGATAATGAGTTAGCTAAACCAGATGAATTACCACCAGACAATTCTGATGACAATAATAATGGTGGAAACAATAATTCAGGTGGTTCATCTGGAGGTGGTAACTCTGGTGGAGGAAATTCAAGCGACTCTACATCTAATGTTACAGTAAAAAAATTAAAAGGTGCAGATAGATTTGAAACTGCTGTTAAAATATCTCAAAGTGGATGGACAAAGTCAGATACAGTTGTGATAGTAAATGGAGAAGACAGAAGTATGGTGGATGGGCTTACTGCTACACCACTTGCTAGTGTAAAAAATTCACCAATTCTTTTATCTTCAAATGATAAACTTCCTCAAAAAACTATAGAAGAGCTAAAAAGATTAAATCCATCAAAAGTAATTGTAGTAGGTGGAAGTAACTCAATGCCAAATTCAGTTGTTGAAGCTATTAAAGGCATAAATTCAAAGATATCAGTACAAAGAATAGGTGGAGAAACAAGATATCAAACTTCTATTAATATAGCAAAAGAAATTGATAAGACAAATAATGTAAGCAAGTTGTATATAGGAGCAGGAAATGGAGAAGCAGATTCATTATCAATAGCATCATTAGCTGGAAAGGAAAAAACTCCAATAGTACTTACACAAAAGGATGGTGTAGATAATGAAGCAGAACAATTTATTAAATCAAACAAAGTGTCAAATGTATACTTTATTGGTGGAGTAGAAAAAATATCTAACAAGGCTATTGAGCAAGTTGGAAAAATAACAAATAAAGATGTATCAAAAAATAGAGTTGCAGGTCAAAATAGACAAGAGACAAATGCTAAAGTAATAGATAAATTCTATTCTCATTCCAAATTGGATGGAGTTGTAGTTGCTAATCAAGATAAGCTTATAGATGCTTTGGCAGTTGGTCCATTGGCAGCTAAAAATAATTCGCCAGTTGTACTTGCTACAAATACGTTAGATAAATCACAAGAATCATCATTAAAAAATAAAAATTCATCTAAGTTGTTTGAAGTGGGTGGAGGAATAGCTTCATCTGTAGTAGATAAGATTAAGAGTTTAATTGAATCAAAATAAATATAAGTAAGCTTAAAATAAGAATGTATTTAGATATAAATCATATGTCTAAGTGCATTCTTATTTTTATTTATATTATCTTAATAATATTATGCTGGAATATATGTGAAAATTTAAGTAGAATTAAATTTAATTTGTAAAGTGATGTAAATTATTTTTAATAATGAAATATATCTTACAAATATTTAAAATATAACTAGAGATAGTTTTTGAATTTTTAATTAAATAAAATATTAATATATAGACGTAATATATTTATATAAGATATACTTTATAATATACAAAAAATAACAAAATAATAAAAAAAAGTAAAAACCATATAAATATAAAACATAAAAATCATCAGGGGGATATGAAAATGAATAAAAAAATATTATCATTAGGTCTAGCAGTATCATTAATCTTGGTAAACTTCAAAAGTGTAAATGCATCATCAGTAGTAGAAAAAATATATGGCAAAGATAGATATGAAACAGCAGCAAAGATAGCTGACAAACAAACTTATGAAACAGTTATTTTAGTAAATACAGAAAAATCTCTTGCAGATGGATTAAGTGCAAGTGGGTTGTCAGGTGCAACAAAAGCACCAATATTATTTACACAAAAAAATAAGATACCAACAGAGACAAATAAGTGTCTAAAAAATATCAAAAAAGCATACATAATAGGTACAGAAGATACTATAAGTAAATCAGTAGAAAAAGAGCTAGATTCTAAACATATAGAAGTAAAGAGAATTGGTGGAGAAGATAGGCTAAAAACAAGTTATCTAATAGCTAAAGAAATAGCAACTATAAAAAAGGTGGATAAGGTACTATTAACTAATGCCTATAGTGGAGAAGCAGATGCTATGAGTGTATCATCAGTAGCTACTAGAGATGGTGTTCCAATTATACTTACAGATGGAAAGAGTGTGCCTTTTGATGTTAAAAGTGTACAATCATATTGTATAGGCTCAGAAGAAATAATGAGTAGTGCTCTAGTTAAAAATACAAACTCAGTAAGAATAGAAGGAACTGACCGATTTGAAACCAATGAGAAGGTAATTGACTATTTTTATAAAAATGTAGATAGGTTCTATGTATCAGATGGCTATCAATTAGTAGATGCTATAGCAGCTGCACCATTGACTAAAGATTTTCCAATGGTATTAGTTAATGATGGTAGTAGTAAGCTTGTATTAGAAGGAGCTAAACATATAACTTCTATAGGAGAGTTAAGTAATAAGGTAATAGAAGAATGTATAAGTGCATCAAAATCAAATGGGCAATCTCCAACAATCACAATAGGAGCTACAGAGATATATAAAGGGGAAAAGTTTGATACTAGTAAGTTGAATATAGTAGCTAAAGATAACACTGGGAAGGTTTTACCAATAGAAATTGATGGATTTATAGATACAAATAGAGTAGGTACATATATATTGACACTAAAGGCTACAGATGAATGGGGAAAAAGCACAGAAAAAAGGGTAGAAATAAAAGTGCTAGATGATAAAACTCATGATTATAATAGTCAAGAATTTAAAAAGATGGTGTCTACTGAAATGTATAACCTAATTAATTCTTATAGAAAAGAAAAAGGAAAAGATTCTTTAGTAGTATCTAGTAGGCTAGAAGGAATGGCAAATGCATGGTCTAAGTATATGATGGATAAAAAAGTTTTTGCGCATTATATAGATGGGAAAAATGCTCCACAAGTATTTTCTGAATTTGGAATGAGAAGTGAAGAGAATATAGCATATATTTATATTAATTCTAAGAGTGTTCAAACGACTCAAGATGCTAAAGATATGGCAAAGACTATATTTGAAGTGTGGAAGAAGTCTCCTGAATACAATACAAATATGCTTAGTGATGATTTTTCTAGTACTGGATTTGGACTTTATATATTATCTGATGGTCAGGTACATGCTACTCAAGAATTTTTAAATGGTAATGAAGGTAGTTTGTAAAAAACTACCATAAATCTTGTTTTTTTATTAATTTACTGATATCATAAAATTTAAAATCACATCTAAAGTACTTTTTGTAGTCTATTTTGTTATTGCTTTATAGGTTATGGTATTTTAGGTGTTTTTTATTTTAGACATTTATAAATTTTAAGGGAATAACTACTGAGGATGTAATTTATAATGAGTTGAATTATTAAAAGATTGGTAGGAGGAGTTTTATGAAGGTAAATAAGAGAATATTATCAATAGGATTGACAGTATCATTAATAATGGCAGGGGCAATAAATATCAATGCATTTTCAAGTATAGAGAAGATACAAGGGAAAGACAGATATGAGACTTCTGCATTTATAGCAGATAAACAAATATATGATACAGTCATATTAGTAAATACTGATAATTCTATAGTAGATGGATTAAGTGCAAGTGGATTATCAGGGGTTGCAAAAGCGCCAATAATGTTGGTACAAAAAGATAAGATACCAGCCTATGTTGAAAAAAGATTAAAGGATGTTAAGAATGCTTATGTTATAGGTACAGAGGATACTATAGGTAAATCTGTAGAAAATCAACTTAAGAATAAGGGGATTGATGTTAAGAGAATTGGTGGAGAAGATAGAATAAAGACTAGCTATCTTATAGCAAAAGAGATTTCTACTATTAAGCCAGTTAATAAAGGTGATAAAGTATTTCTTGTAAATGGGTATACAGGTGAGGCTGATGCAATGAGTGTATCTTCTGTTGCAGCTAGGGATGGTGTGCCTGTGATACTTACAGATGGGAAGAGCATACCCTTTAAGGTTGATGATGTTCAATGTTATTCTCTTGGGTCAGAAGAGATAATGAGTAATGAACTTGTAAGTAAGACTAATTCTGTTAGAATTGCTGGTAAGGATAGATTTGAGACTAATAAGAAAGTTATACAACGTTTTTATAAAGGAACAAAGAAGTTTTATGTTTCTCAAGGGTATAAATTAGTTGATGCTGTGGCAGGTTCTCCATTGGCTAAAGATAAGCCAATAGTACTTGTTAATGATGGTAGTGATAAGAGTGTGCTTAGAGGTGCTGATGAAGTTACTTCTTTAGGTGGAATGGATAAGAAGATTGTTGATCAATGTGTTAGTTCTGCATCTGATAAAAATACATTGCCTATGATAACTGCTAATAATGTTGAGATTTCTGTAGGGGATAAGTTTGATAATAGTATGTTAAATATAGTTGCTACTGATTATTATGGAAATGATTTAAAGCCTAATATTGAGGGCAATGTGGATACTAATAAGGCAGGAACTTATGTCTTGAAAATAAGTGCTTATGATAATTTTGGTCAAAAGTGTGAGATTAGTGTAAATGTCAAGGTAATTGTAAATACAAATACAAAGGAACCAAATAGTTATGAGTTTAAGGCAATGGTTTCTAATGAAATATACAATCTAGTTAATTCTTATAGAAAGGAAAAAGGTAAAAAGCCTTTGAAAGAATTGGAATCTTTGACTGGAATGGCAAATGCATGGTCTAAGTATATGTATGAAAAGGAAATATTTGCTCATGAAATTAATGGGAAAAATGCAGCTGAGGTATTTTCTGGTTTTGGAATGAGAAGTGGTGAAAATATTGCATATCTACCTATGAATACTAAATCTGTATATGGAGATAAAGAGGCAAAAGAGATTGCTAATTCTATCTTTGATTTATGGAAAAAGTCTTCAAAATATAAT
This region includes:
- a CDS encoding cell wall-binding repeat-containing protein, which codes for MSKGKFLIRTIAVSTMAVAVTGSATCAYAAPVLQGTKTYEKVNTIDISVDSVENIVYSFQASIKVQGEVEVLDNEPGQKIKWSDNIEAQIKSGNANANCVSTYDKASNTTTLDIYVTSNEDLLDGNTLNIGRISVKKSGSNSSAKYKILGNGENSKPALKIVTYNNKTVDYESIDSSESLNFTLINENEVKPIGGTGTSKNDPEKYKVEKSESLEYLLNNIRINYSVVSKETEESGSNIILKLGLSQKSSKGRKATISKYVEVTLPKSLEYVVDNELAKPDELPPDNSDDNNNGGNNNSGGSSGGGNSGGGNSSDSTSNVTVKKLKGADRFETAVKISQSGWTKSDTVVIVNGEDRSMVDGLTATPLASVKNSPILLSSNDKLPQKTIEELKRLNPSKVIVVGGSNSMPNSVVEAIKGINSKISVQRIGGETRYQTSINIAKEIDKTNNVSKLYIGAGNGEADSLSIASLAGKEKTPIVLTQKDGVDNEAEQFIKSNKVSNVYFIGGVEKISNKAIEQVGKITNKDVSKNRVAGQNRQETNAKVIDKFYSHSKLDGVVVANQDKLIDALAVGPLAAKNNSPVVLATNTLDKSQESSLKNKNSSKLFEVGGGIASSVVDKIKSLIESK
- a CDS encoding cell wall-binding repeat-containing protein, coding for MKMNKKILSLGLAVSLILVNFKSVNASSVVEKIYGKDRYETAAKIADKQTYETVILVNTEKSLADGLSASGLSGATKAPILFTQKNKIPTETNKCLKNIKKAYIIGTEDTISKSVEKELDSKHIEVKRIGGEDRLKTSYLIAKEIATIKKVDKVLLTNAYSGEADAMSVSSVATRDGVPIILTDGKSVPFDVKSVQSYCIGSEEIMSSALVKNTNSVRIEGTDRFETNEKVIDYFYKNVDRFYVSDGYQLVDAIAAAPLTKDFPMVLVNDGSSKLVLEGAKHITSIGELSNKVIEECISASKSNGQSPTITIGATEIYKGEKFDTSKLNIVAKDNTGKVLPIEIDGFIDTNRVGTYILTLKATDEWGKSTEKRVEIKVLDDKTHDYNSQEFKKMVSTEMYNLINSYRKEKGKDSLVVSSRLEGMANAWSKYMMDKKVFAHYIDGKNAPQVFSEFGMRSEENIAYIYINSKSVQTTQDAKDMAKTIFEVWKKSPEYNTNMLSDDFSSTGFGLYILSDGQVHATQEFLNGNEGSL
- a CDS encoding cell wall-binding repeat-containing protein gives rise to the protein MKVNKRILSIGLTVSLIMAGAININAFSSIEKIQGKDRYETSAFIADKQIYDTVILVNTDNSIVDGLSASGLSGVAKAPIMLVQKDKIPAYVEKRLKDVKNAYVIGTEDTIGKSVENQLKNKGIDVKRIGGEDRIKTSYLIAKEISTIKPVNKGDKVFLVNGYTGEADAMSVSSVAARDGVPVILTDGKSIPFKVDDVQCYSLGSEEIMSNELVSKTNSVRIAGKDRFETNKKVIQRFYKGTKKFYVSQGYKLVDAVAGSPLAKDKPIVLVNDGSDKSVLRGADEVTSLGGMDKKIVDQCVSSASDKNTLPMITANNVEISVGDKFDNSMLNIVATDYYGNDLKPNIEGNVDTNKAGTYVLKISAYDNFGQKCEISVNVKVIVNTNTKEPNSYEFKAMVSNEIYNLVNSYRKEKGKKPLKELESLTGMANAWSKYMYEKEIFAHEINGKNAAEVFSGFGMRSGENIAYLPMNTKSVYGDKEAKEIANSIFDLWKKSSKYNDNLLKSEFYSFGFGMYVSSNGEVHATMEFLNS